The Saccharopolyspora gloriosae genome window below encodes:
- a CDS encoding LysR family transcriptional regulator: protein MKRPSPGGTGARLEVAPMDARRLEYFLAVVDHGGFGRAAEALHLAQPSLSQGIAGLERELGVPLFHRVGRGVVLSDAGSELVGPARQVLRDLRSARSAVDSVKGLLRGRVEIATMPSPGVEPLGALTRAFCERHPGVTVGAEAAFTPDEVVQQIKNGSCELGLIGAPEVPNPPGVEVRELEAQEFYLVGDTGLDLPADEPVRPADLAGVRLIASPPGSLMRRIVDDVLAAGVDVRIAAEVAHRTSVLPLVLQGVGSAVLPAGWVPLARRAGARIARIDHPAQLRVSLVGRAAPLTPAASAFRAVAREHRPVDYLASGEPG, encoded by the coding sequence ATGAAACGCCCGTCACCTGGGGGTACGGGCGCCCGGCTGGAGGTCGCGCCGATGGACGCCCGGCGGCTGGAGTACTTCCTGGCGGTGGTCGACCACGGCGGGTTCGGCCGGGCGGCGGAGGCGCTGCACCTGGCGCAACCCTCGCTGTCGCAAGGGATCGCGGGCTTGGAGCGGGAGCTCGGCGTGCCGCTGTTCCACCGGGTGGGGCGCGGCGTGGTCCTCAGCGACGCGGGTTCCGAGCTCGTGGGTCCGGCCCGCCAGGTCCTGCGCGACCTGCGGTCGGCCCGTTCGGCGGTGGACTCGGTGAAGGGCCTGCTGCGGGGCCGGGTCGAGATCGCCACGATGCCCTCGCCCGGGGTGGAACCGCTGGGCGCGCTGACCCGCGCGTTCTGCGAGCGCCACCCCGGCGTCACCGTCGGGGCGGAGGCCGCGTTCACCCCGGACGAGGTGGTTCAGCAGATCAAGAACGGCTCCTGCGAGCTCGGGCTGATCGGAGCGCCCGAGGTGCCGAACCCACCCGGCGTGGAGGTGCGGGAACTGGAGGCGCAGGAGTTCTACCTGGTCGGCGACACCGGCCTCGACCTGCCCGCGGACGAGCCGGTCCGCCCCGCCGACCTCGCCGGCGTGCGGCTGATCGCCTCGCCGCCGGGCAGCCTGATGCGCCGGATCGTCGACGACGTGCTCGCCGCCGGAGTGGACGTGCGCATCGCCGCGGAGGTCGCGCACCGGACGTCGGTGCTGCCGCTGGTGCTGCAGGGCGTCGGCTCGGCGGTGCTGCCCGCGGGGTGGGTGCCGCTGGCGCGCCGGGCGGGTGCCCGGATCGCCCGCATCGACCACCCGGCGCAGCTGCGCGTGTCGCTGGTCGGCCGCGCGGCCCCGCTGACCCCGGCCGCGAGCGCGTTCCGCGCCGTGGCGCGGGAACACCGGCCCGTGGACTACCTGGCCTCCGGCGAGCCCGGATAG
- the dctA gene encoding C4-dicarboxylate transporter DctA, translating to MGGVPQDGDGRPKRKRWYRQLYVQVLVAIAVGILAGWRWPDLGEAMEPIGSTFITAMKMLIGPIVFLTIIGGIANVADLKKVGVTGLKALTYFQIGTIAAMTMGLVAMNLFRLGEGVHADPATMRTSESAQQYVEQGEARHWWEMFTQLVPESFFGAFVEGDILQIIFLAVLFGIAIKAVGAVGEPLIAGVNRCTAVVFAVLGFVMKAAPLGAFGAMAYAVGAFGLSTLSSLGSLIVLFYATSIVFVVVVLGGFLAAYVRLNIFQLLRYLKEEFFLVLGTSTAEPALPGLMRKMTFLGADRATVGLVVPTGYSFNLDGAAIYLSLATLYIAQATDTPLSVGQQLGLLAVMLLTSKGAAGVAGGGFIALTATLSTLGTVPAAGIMLIFGIDKFMSECRALVNFYGNAVATLAIAKWDGDLDLDLARRVLADRSSADRAVAADESATSDSTGPEVRKPAPEATAS from the coding sequence ATGGGCGGGGTGCCGCAAGACGGCGACGGCAGGCCGAAGCGCAAGCGCTGGTACCGGCAGCTGTACGTGCAGGTGCTCGTCGCCATCGCCGTCGGGATCCTCGCCGGCTGGCGGTGGCCCGATCTCGGCGAGGCGATGGAGCCCATCGGCAGCACCTTCATCACGGCGATGAAGATGCTCATCGGGCCGATCGTCTTCCTCACGATCATCGGCGGCATCGCGAACGTCGCCGATCTCAAGAAGGTAGGCGTCACCGGCCTGAAAGCCCTCACCTACTTCCAGATCGGCACCATCGCGGCGATGACCATGGGCCTCGTGGCGATGAACCTCTTCCGGTTGGGCGAGGGCGTGCACGCCGACCCCGCGACGATGCGGACCTCCGAGTCGGCCCAGCAGTACGTGGAGCAGGGCGAGGCGCGGCACTGGTGGGAGATGTTCACCCAGCTCGTCCCGGAGAGCTTCTTCGGCGCGTTCGTCGAGGGCGACATCCTGCAGATCATCTTCCTCGCGGTGCTGTTCGGGATCGCGATCAAGGCGGTCGGCGCCGTCGGCGAACCGCTCATCGCGGGCGTCAACCGCTGCACCGCGGTCGTGTTCGCGGTGCTGGGCTTCGTCATGAAGGCCGCGCCGCTCGGCGCGTTCGGTGCGATGGCCTACGCGGTGGGCGCGTTCGGGCTGTCCACGTTGAGCAGCCTCGGCTCGTTGATCGTGCTGTTCTACGCGACGTCGATCGTGTTCGTCGTGGTCGTGCTCGGCGGGTTCCTCGCCGCCTACGTCCGGCTCAACATCTTCCAGCTGCTGCGCTACCTCAAGGAGGAGTTCTTCCTCGTCCTCGGCACCTCCACCGCCGAACCCGCGCTGCCGGGGCTGATGCGCAAGATGACGTTCCTGGGCGCCGATCGCGCCACGGTCGGGCTGGTCGTGCCGACCGGGTACAGCTTCAACCTCGACGGCGCCGCGATCTACCTGTCGCTGGCGACCCTCTACATCGCCCAGGCCACCGACACCCCGCTGAGCGTCGGCCAGCAGCTGGGGCTGCTCGCGGTCATGCTGCTCACCTCCAAGGGAGCGGCGGGCGTCGCCGGGGGCGGTTTCATCGCGCTGACCGCGACGCTGTCCACCCTCGGCACCGTCCCCGCGGCGGGCATCATGCTGATCTTCGGCATCGACAAGTTCATGTCCGAGTGCCGTGCGCTGGTGAACTTCTACGGCAACGCGGTGGCGACGCTGGCCATCGCGAAGTGGGACGGCGACCTCGACCTCGACCTCGCCCGCCGGGTCCTGGCCGACCGCTCCTCCGCCGACCGCGCGGTCGCCGCCGACGAGTCCGCGACGTCCGATTCGACCGGCCCGGAAGTGAGGAAACCCGCTCCCGAGGCGACCGCGTCCTGA
- a CDS encoding tartrate dehydrogenase encodes MSAPTTYKIAAIPADGVGAEVVAAGRTVLDAMAAASGGTFAFDWTEFPWSCEYYTRTGRMMAEDGLDVLRDFDAIYFGAVGWPSVPDHISLWGLRLKICQNFDQWANIRPVHFHPGITSPLRKADDADLDWVVVRENSEGEYAGLGGRNLSGRGEGNEVALQTALFTERGCERIIRFAFDLARERPRKKVSSVTKSNAQQFGMVLWDETFTRVARDYPDVETESVLVDAMAAKFVLKPEDLSVVVASNLNADILSDLGSALAGSLGLAASANLNPDRRFPSMFEPVHGSAPDIAGRGLANPAGAIGSAALMLDHFGLQAEAARLNAAIEATAAAGVLTPDVGGNAKTDEVTEAVLGVLSEWPA; translated from the coding sequence ATGTCAGCACCGACCACCTACAAGATCGCCGCCATCCCCGCCGACGGCGTGGGCGCCGAGGTCGTGGCCGCCGGGCGCACCGTCCTCGACGCGATGGCGGCGGCCTCCGGCGGGACGTTCGCCTTCGACTGGACCGAATTCCCCTGGAGCTGCGAGTACTACACCCGCACCGGCCGGATGATGGCCGAGGACGGCCTCGACGTCCTCCGCGACTTCGACGCGATCTACTTCGGCGCCGTCGGCTGGCCGTCGGTCCCGGACCACATCAGCCTGTGGGGGCTGCGGCTGAAGATCTGCCAGAACTTCGACCAGTGGGCCAACATCCGGCCGGTCCACTTCCACCCCGGCATCACCTCCCCGTTGCGCAAGGCCGACGACGCCGACCTGGACTGGGTCGTGGTCCGGGAGAACAGCGAAGGCGAGTACGCGGGCCTCGGCGGGCGGAACCTCTCCGGCCGGGGCGAGGGCAACGAGGTCGCGCTGCAGACCGCGCTGTTCACCGAACGCGGCTGCGAGCGCATCATCCGGTTCGCCTTCGACCTGGCGCGCGAGCGCCCGCGCAAGAAGGTGTCCTCGGTGACCAAGAGCAACGCCCAGCAGTTCGGCATGGTGCTGTGGGACGAGACCTTCACCCGCGTCGCGCGGGACTACCCCGACGTCGAGACCGAGAGCGTGCTGGTCGACGCGATGGCGGCCAAGTTCGTGCTCAAGCCCGAGGACCTGTCGGTCGTGGTGGCCTCGAACCTCAACGCCGACATCCTGTCCGACCTCGGTTCCGCCCTGGCGGGCAGCCTGGGGCTCGCGGCCAGCGCGAACCTCAACCCGGACCGCCGGTTCCCGTCGATGTTCGAGCCGGTGCACGGTTCCGCGCCGGACATCGCCGGCCGGGGCCTGGCGAATCCGGCGGGCGCCATCGGGAGCGCGGCCCTCATGCTCGACCACTTCGGGCTGCAAGCCGAGGCGGCCCGGCTCAACGCCGCCATCGAGGCCACGGCCGCCGCGGGCGTCCTCACACCAGACGTAGGCGGAAACGCGAAAACGGACGAGGTCACTGAAGCCGTTTTGGGGGTCCTTTCGGAATGGCCTGCGTAG
- a CDS encoding CU044_2847 family protein, producing the protein MSDLVRMPLENGGELLIESTDGQGSIPVGGGGKVVQASETVQKAMGNIRSAAEAVLGELRAMEQPPSKVNVQFGIKVTGEASLAVAKSSGEANFNVTIEWNDVKPDK; encoded by the coding sequence ATGTCGGATCTGGTCAGGATGCCGTTGGAGAACGGCGGCGAACTGCTCATCGAATCGACCGACGGGCAGGGCTCGATCCCGGTCGGCGGTGGCGGCAAGGTCGTGCAGGCCTCCGAGACCGTGCAGAAGGCGATGGGCAACATCCGGTCCGCCGCCGAAGCGGTGCTCGGTGAACTCCGCGCGATGGAGCAGCCGCCGTCGAAGGTGAACGTGCAGTTCGGCATCAAGGTGACCGGGGAGGCGAGCCTCGCGGTCGCGAAGTCCTCCGGTGAGGCCAACTTCAACGTGACCATCGAGTGGAACGACGTCAAGCCGGACAAGTGA